A genomic stretch from Terriglobia bacterium includes:
- a CDS encoding transglutaminase family protein translates to MLFQVTHTTRYIYETPVSHSLNEVRLTPRTFADQNVRKTGIHVQPEPAFMHGRKDYYENDVTSFELFEKHERLEIRSESVVEVNPGKGGPPPLMSWNDARAAIAGQSDEATIEASEFIYSSPHVSVTPQLDEYARASFVTGRTILETIQDLTHRIHADFKYRPQSTSISTPLAEVMKNRRGVCQDFAHVMIGAVRSQRLAARYVSGYVRPGPKVQGAQASHAWVSVFFPGAGWLGFDPTNDLMVSDSHITLAWGRDYADVTPVKGISLGGGSQTVEVEVYVQPAAAIGPEGR, encoded by the coding sequence ATGCTGTTTCAGGTGACGCACACGACCCGGTATATCTATGAGACTCCGGTCTCGCACTCGCTCAACGAGGTTCGGCTGACCCCGCGCACGTTTGCGGATCAGAACGTCCGGAAGACCGGGATCCATGTTCAACCCGAGCCGGCGTTCATGCATGGCCGCAAGGATTATTACGAGAACGACGTCACATCATTCGAGCTTTTCGAAAAACACGAGCGTCTGGAGATTCGTTCCGAGAGCGTGGTGGAAGTGAACCCGGGCAAGGGAGGACCCCCTCCGCTGATGTCATGGAATGACGCTCGAGCGGCGATCGCCGGGCAATCCGATGAGGCAACCATCGAAGCGTCGGAATTCATCTATAGTTCGCCGCACGTTTCGGTAACGCCGCAGCTCGATGAATATGCCCGTGCCAGCTTCGTTACCGGCCGGACGATTCTCGAGACCATTCAAGACCTGACGCATCGGATTCACGCCGACTTCAAATATCGCCCGCAATCGACGTCCATCAGCACACCTCTCGCTGAAGTGATGAAAAACCGCCGCGGTGTGTGTCAGGACTTTGCCCACGTCATGATCGGAGCCGTGCGCTCACAGCGGCTGGCGGCGCGCTATGTCAGCGGTTACGTGCGGCCCGGCCCCAAAGTCCAGGGCGCGCAGGCCTCGCACGCGTGGGTTTCCGTTTTCTTTCCGGGAGCCGGCTGGCTCGGTTTCGATCCTACAAACGATCTGATGGTTTCCGACAGCCACATCACGCTCGCATGGGGGCGCGACTATGCGGATGTCACTCCGGTGAAAGGCATCAGCCTGGGCGGCGGCAGCCAGACGGTCGAGGTAGAGGTTTACGTTCAGCCGGCGGCTGCGATAGGCCCGGAGGGCCGTTAG